A window of Danaus plexippus chromosome 26, MEX_DaPlex, whole genome shotgun sequence genomic DNA:
atgaaaatattattacgtgaagggaataaaatgttatatgaagcgtgataaaataaaaaaaaatcttatgaaagtaatgagatctaagattttcgcgagttttattcatttaaatgaaacttatatttttcggatagcGCGTccaatccgcgtagtttatccgaaaaatattagtttcatcttattaaagtaattgcaaaagtaatagaaaatatttcattcaatatGACTGTGTCAACAAAAACTTTtacgtattataaatattctagtCGCTTACCCAATCTAGAGTCGGTGTCGattaatgtcttttttatttccaacatTTCTGTCGCAGTATTGACCATAGTAGATTCGTATTTATTCGCTGGCTTGGCCATAGGATTAACTTCGGTTTTACACACTTTTTCTACTTCGGACGCCACAGAGCCTTCTATTAAAGCTTCTCCGTTTGATGATCGATTATCAGTTTTAATCAGTCTTTTTAATTCGCCATTTTGTGTTGTGAAATAGCAGACGGTTAACACAGCTCCGACGATTATGGCGATAGATAATAAACATCCCACAAGAATTGCAAAAGAATCTGCGTCCATTCCAGCTATGGTTCCTGCAGCGCCATATTTAGATAACATTAGCGTTAAAGTCTTTTCATCCCTTCCTCCTGGGTTTTCAGCTACACATGTGTAATTTCCCCTATCACTGTACCTGGTATGAAGTATGGTTAAATTAACCCATCTAATAAGATCCATTGTGTTCTCCATAACATTATAACGTATTTCTCCGAAAGATCGTATCTCAATCGTTTTACCATTGAACCTCCACACAACTTCTGGAGGTGGATTGCCAACTACTTTACAAATCAGCGTCACGTTTTCCTCATAACTTTTGATAGTTGCATCTGGCAGGGGTTCTAATATAGTAGGCCGACAAGCAAAGTTTGAAGAATCTAATTCGTACCAAAGTTTGTCGCGTATCGAAGCGGGTTCCGCACATACCGTTGGTGGAGTGTACAAGTTGTGAGTGATAACCCAATCTCTAAACGATTGTAAGTTGCAATCACACCGCCACGGGTTGTTGTGCAAATCAAGTCCAGACAAGTTTCGTAACGCCATTAAAGTTTCGGGTTTCATATGACTCAAATTGTTACCGTCTATTCTCAATATCTTCAGTTGAGGCAAGTTTAGAAATGCCTTTGTTCCAATTCGGAAGATCTTATTGTTGCTCACTTCAACTTTTTGAAGATACTTTAAATTGCGAAATAGACCATCTTCTAGTTTATCGATAAAGTTGTTATTCAAGTTTATTAATCTTAGTTTTTCCGTGCCTTTGAAGGTGTCCGGGTGAAGATATCGGATCCTGTTCTTTGATAGATCTAGTTCTATCATAATTGCAAGAGTCACAAACGCTGCCTTGtgaattgtttcaatattacaatCTCTTAGAAAAAGTTTCTTAAGATTGCTCAGGCCTGCCCTTTTGAAGGCTTCTTGATGTAGTTGTAATAGATTATTGTTAGATAGATCTAATATCTGTATATCGCTGCTTAAATTAGCTGGTACAACCCTCAAGCTTGAGTTGGAACAAATTGCAGCTTTATTACCAGACTGCCACCTACAGTCACAAGGTCTTTGACATTCTGTTGTAAAATCGGCGGTGCTAATTGTAAGAAATGATATAGTGTATATAATTAGCCATGTCTTCCAACATTTGTGAGCCATTTTGCAATGATGCTGGTCATTTCTTCGTTTAAGTACATTCCTGGGAGATGTTCTTTATTCGAAGCATATGTGTTCTGAAACAAAAAGgattgcattattttattagtaagtcctaacttttatatacatattttaaagacgTAAATATGTTGTTACAACAAGAAATAATTCCATAATATTCTTAAGAGGAAAACagctttttattacaattatagcCTCTCATTGTTGTAATGGCAGATGTTAACTCAGTTTTATTGCGGCGACccacataaattaaaactttaaaacattaaaagggTCATGTAAACTTATAGTtcaaacaaattgaaaatattaatttcaaaggaaattgtattttttctttatttttttaaattgaactatTGTTCGTTTAAATTACATGAACTATAAAACAAACGAACACACCATCAACTTTGTGCATGTGTGTGTTATACTAATttgaagtatatttataacaataacaagttatatttaatctgaTATTTGTTCTCAAAGATCTTATAGCATTTGTTAAGAGGTAACGTTAACTTTTGTGATCGCTATACATTATGGACAAAAAAGTTAATTGTTgctaataatatgattatttatttctacgtATGTATTTTCAGATATGTGCtagtttataaacatttattaatatttaaaccatTTATCTTCagtttaagtaattttgtCAAGAATTTGGAAACAGCATTGCGATAGCTGCCGAGATAACTTGAGTTTATCATCTTTATTAGTTCCGTTTCTTGTCTCGGTGATGTATATCCCTGATTTGGTAGGATATTACCAGCTTGGGTCAGCACATATCCGGACAGATCCCAATGATAAATCAAACTGTATTTGAAGATGTCTCTCTTAAATTTATAGGATTATAACGCTTTTGAGTGAGAAATATAGTAAGGAATGTAAACGATTAAGAAAGTAAttgatcttttttaatttaagctgtaactgtatttaaatttaaagttcctctcccaaatataaaatatacgtgGCGGAGGAAAAAttaaggtattttatttatatgcaaaCTTAAATCTATTCGAAGTTGCGAGGCTAAATGGCAAGTCAAAGTTACAAAGTAATTTTGTattcagatttaaatgaaattatgtttttcagATTTACTTCAAGTATTTTGTAGAAGTAAAGACTACTTTGCAGAAACCGTTGTCAAGAGAGGCTAGATTACAGTGTATACAGttggtattatttttgtcGCATTTTTCTGTGGatgaaaattaagtaattgttGACGatagatgttaaaaataagacTAACTGATAGCCATTTTCTTTTCGTCAGCCAATAACTTTGGTAATTGCATAATAGGCGAAACACATAGTAgggaaaaatgtaaaatattgaaattgaataattagTGTAAATAACTAACATAGCTTTACTAACGCTCAACAATAGTCTTGAAAGGCCattgctaaaataaaaaataattggaactgtaatatttaaaataattaagaaacgACGGTTAGTTTTTACATAGTAGTTAAGTAAAGAttcgattaaatataaaagtctttGTAAACGCcatgttacaaaaacaaattaaagtttaatcaaaagtaaaaccattaaaaaagCAATACCTTagatggaaaaaataaaataaataacctgcttcatttgttaaggtttcattttattcaaacaaaaaattaatagtgtGGTGTTTCAACACTGCTTAAGTTAAAAGAGGTTTGTTGAATAGTTTACAAACTGAGTGACAAAatccttaaaattattaaccaaTAAAAAGTgctagtttaattatttaaaaaatgtagagATCTAAAacattctaattttatttttaccaataatatatacaaattatttattatattataatccgctttatataaaaaaacggtttataaaatatatattttttcattcaaccCTAGtagaatgtaattataatttcacaattaCCAGGTagcaaaagttataataagtgTTATGTCATTTCAGAATAGCTTACATGAAGTTACGGGTTCCACACGTATAAGCATTCATAgagcatttaaatatattttttttgtatatttttattttctccaaGTGTAGTGGCCGATCGACCCTTTAAATGATACCACCATTACTTTAAAAGGTTGAACTACTGATACGGGTCGTGGGGTCGAATCAAACAAACCTAGGATTTGTAGTCAAATCGCCGTTACAAATGAAGTTTTAGCGCCGACATTTATCAAACTGTTCAAGTCCAGCCGCGGGCTGTAAAAATGAGAAGTAATGTAGCATTCATCCGGCTCAAgtctaaaaatattcacaaagaatttaaataatagtattttcttacttttttCTTAGTTTATGAatacacttaaaattatattgatagaCATTTAGAAtcgaatttaataataatttttcagacTGAAACCAAACCCTAGCACAATAATTGTGTGACTAGTATCGGGGATATGCCATTCACTTACACGTTGTTTGAACCGTTGCATAAGAATATCAATGGGcccatgtttataaaaaatgtaagcaTAAGAATCATGtcatattctaaaaaaaaaaaaatattcaaaattatttagatgAGGAAAGTGTAGGCTTCGTCATAcacgtaacaaaaataaaccagTAATCGAAATGAAATAGTTTATTCAGTAACCCAAGATAAGTTTCTATTTAAcactaaacattattttggcATTTTGTGTGACAGTTTTCATTATTACGAGAAAACATTAAAGCAAAGCGCAcccttaattttatgataaataatattatgaacttAGCTCTCTGAGAACGTCGAGCACACAATCATTTGAAACATCTCACATATCCTTAAAGGCTTTTTAATAccaaaacaatgaaataaaatttagttatttagttATGACGAACATGAATTCCTTCAGTGTTATTACAATTACAAActcttaaattgttttaattcaacTGAAACAAAAACAAGAAACAATGATggtaaagttaaattaaagttagaTAAGTAATTACTGAGAAGTCTAAATCCCTTTTAAAACAGGCCacctcaataaatatatacccaatgaatctaaataaaaatggattaTAACTTATGTTAATGATTACGAAGTTTctgaagatttatttttcttctcgAATGAatgctaataaattaaaaaaaatccttattataatactttaaaaaacatttaaaaatatgttcaaaatataaaactgtatttagatattttatttaaagaacattggctttgtttcaattaaataactgTAAACTAGTTATTTGTGTAAATTCTTCTTCGGTTCTAATTCTATTTCAGTCGCTTCAGCAGTCAAAGTAAGTAACGTTTGACTGTCGTTCGGGATCTGTTACAAGTCCAAGTCCAGACGGTTTGTTTTTAGAAATTAGATTAAAAGCAAAACGatcacatttaataaaacattatacagttattattattattacgaacaaaatataatatttagtaatgaCAAGAAAtttgtaagaatatttttttgattattgattgaataatgtttttacaaaatttaacacAATCGCCAGAGTTACGTAGCGACTCTCAGCTACATTGATGTTACGTTTTAGTATTTggattgtaaattttataaaagttgttaaattataaatacctttGGTGAAGTTGTGGTTTTATTCTGGGAATATTTCAGTTTGGCTTCAGAcgtttacttatttatatcgaAATTAGAAAAACTGGTTTTATAAACGATTTCAATTCAAAGTTCAAAGCTTTGCAAAAGAActtgtttttttctatttggcacaaaaaaataaaatagatatctGCAGAGTAATAGCTCGTAAGTTGTGATCagtttaataagttattattttatcaaatcttTACAAAGTtactatagggttttccattaagggcgcttgatctttgaaatgcaaaaaaaaatacatgtaggaaagatatttgcgaaattttttttttatttggaaggtctattgaccccattatgtatgaaatatgacatcattcaaatgaccgccacggcttcggttggtggcgcgcacacgaaaggtccaattttcgatgactctggcgcacaaatcgggctgtatttgatcgatggcgtggcgtatgttgactttgagggcatcggtgatttgcggcttgttggcatagacctgcgacttaagaaaaccccacaagaaaaagtccagcggggtcaaatcgcacgatctcggtggccagttcacgtcgcctccgcgcgagatgaccatgtccagaaattgctcgtgcagaacttccatcgtagcgtgtgctgtgtggcacgtagcgccgtcctgttgaaaccatatgttgtccagatccatattctcgatttcaggccaaaagaagttggttatcatcgaccggtatcgctcaccattgacggtgacggccacaccattatcgttttcgaaaaaatacggaccaatcacgcctccggcccaaaatccgcaccaaacagtcactttctgcgggtgcattgccacttggtgaacctcgtgtggattggtctcgtcccaaatacggcaattttgcttgttgacatagccattcatccaaaaatgcgcctcgtcgctgaagatgatttttttgccaaaatcggcgtcaacttccaactgctctaatgcccagtcagcgaacacacggcgctgtctatggtcattaaccttgagctcttgggtcagctggatcttgtacgggtgcaggctcaagtcacaacgcaaaattcgccaagttgtcgtctgcgaaaggccgagttcctgtgcgcgacgcggaattgactgccgcgggttttcgaggacactgtcgcgcacagcgacGATATTCTCGACAGATCTCGcattacgttgacgcacgggaaccggctgattgttaactgacccgattgactcgaatttgtccaccaatcgacggatagtcgactcggcaggacgatcatcgcgaccgtaaaacgggcgaagtgcgcggaacgttgctcgaactgaagacccattttcataaaacaattttatgatttgcacgtgctgctcgacattgtaacctgccatggtggtttgggaggacggaatgaatataacacactgcatttgacagctgtcactcaaacaacatggccgcaatcagctgtcaaagttcaagcgtccctattggaaaaccccatataacTAAATCATAATTCCTTTCAAGTGGAGGAAAACGTCATATCAGATATCATATCTCATGTGTTTCCGTACAGTGACaatgtaatgttataatattttacaaatttaatttttgtatttttatagaaaagcCTTTTTATCCGCTTTATTATTAGCTAAGATTGTTATTTCTGATACAACTTGTTATTGCATTTGGTTATAATTAATGGttccaataattttattatgaagatCCTATGaagtctttaaaattatttctaatgaaAGCTCATTACTAAGTGACACAGATTTTTAGTAGTACTTTACCATAATTTGTCACTTTACAGTTGTTCTGTTTCCATAAAAAAACGTTCTTTGATAAAATCATTTGTCGGCTTCTTGTAACGTTTTGCTCAGTCGACTTGGGAATTCCACGAAGGGTTTCCAAGTGagcgtaataattttattttgaatatttcatacaGATCTTGGGATTCAGTGAAAATTCTTATTCCATTCAGATACGGCAATCTTTTCATTTTTGTACCATTATaccgtttaattttataaatataatcttcatttgtattttcttatCTCTTACTACAAAATTGTTAGACGCACAATTGTAAActcattaaaaactaatattatataaaaattttgtaacctAGATAGTATGGATTGGTATTGGGAGGTTTAAACTTCTAAAATTAAAGACTCAAATTGCGTACTATCAGTTAGTATCTTTCAGTATCTGTTTTCCTTCCGAATTGAAGACGTGAGGTGTATAACGTGAGGTAATTTTTGATCATGTTTTAggagtataaatattaaatatttttttctttgaatcaATTGCTTTGAAatgtatatagattaaaaCCTATTACATTTTCTCTGAGTTAGTATACAGCCTGCTGTAACTTCATTTAGAAAAATCCTTTTGGCCGCTCTCTCTGttgtatgtattgtataaaGTAAGCAACCAAACTCAAAGAAAccttttcataaaaacattattttaataaagaatttgatTACGTCTTTGTAAAGTAAATACCATATATTGTTTACCTAATAAAAGTTCATAAAATGTGATTGTTGTGAACGTAATAATTAGTGCACAATATCAAATCATCAGAATAAACCTTTATAACTCTAATTTCAATGTATACAAGCCACGATATTCAGTGATAATTGGTTCTTATTACtgatgattataattttgcgAATTGTTTTGGCTGAAAttcaggaaatatatttttttaattgtatgttttaacGTACAACAATTCTAAAAGTCATTTctataaaacgtttatttaatGACTATCGAATCTTAAACATTTAAGACGATTTTtgaaggtggtagagcctagctgtagtcaagtaactacagatcgaacatgggctgcttcgaccggggaagtaccacccgctcagagaagatcggcgtgacgTAGCTTTTAATGGCTGCATTTCGTCCGATGaatgagagagccggttgccctttcctgattcccaccttttcctgACATTCCCCTATTCCTAAAAAaacaaggttggcaacgcatccacTACAgagatgttgcagatgtccttGGGCGACGGTAGGTACTGAACACCAAGTAgcccgtctgctcgtttgctatctttaacataaaaaaaataatttaggacGATATATTGTAACACACACCTTGCTTTTCGTTGGAAAAAGTAAAGTTAATTATCGAGGGTCatcaaaaattaatgttataaatttttatgttatttctaTGGAACCGACAGAATATCTACATTTTatgttgctttttttttaaataaatttttatcatttgaaTCTAGGAACTCGTTAAATTCGTTTTTCctacatttcattatttctaaatattactattcttttcaacaaatgaaatatagcattttatttgtctttcaGAGAACGAAAACTTATCACTTGCTTGAGTATCTCCTAACAAATTGAAACGTCTCGAGTTTATCTAGTAGTGGAAGATTAATGTACTAGATTTGGACTGAGAATTGCTCCTTCCTGGATTAGTTATCATACTTACTGGTTAACGAACTAAACTAATTTGATACGTagacaatttacatttatatataaatattgaaattagaaAACTGGTTCTATTAACCACTATATTGTTCAAAGCTTTGAAAACTAACGTGCTTTttctatttgatataaaaaaaaataagtttttcttttattaaaatagtgttatttgttattgtcaCTACTATCTTTGTAAGGATATgagctttaattttattttaataaaatagtaaattaaaaatttaataaaacccccGACCTAAAAAAGTGCGCTATTATTGTGACAAAAGGTTAGTGTTTCAAATGTCAGATCCCACATATGCTTGCAAGCAAACTGTGCGTGTAACATTCCTATCACACCTAACAAACGGCCTGATTACCTTGAAGACCTGAACCGATTTCCACCAAACATAGCTAAGAACAGTCTCGACGGATATacctttcaaacaaaaaaaaccaCTTTAAAATCGGATCATCCTTTTGGGAGCTATGTTGCCTCAGATAGACATATACACAAAGACACCTCAAACTTATAACACCCTGTGGTTTTTGCTTCGGGAGTTAAATAGTCCTTGAttgattagtttttaaataacttacaaaagTTAGGAATCGGACACTTTTTGTCCTTGCTTctgtattcaatatttataaaaaaatatgtcgttTATAAACATGTAAATGGGTTTTtagaaattagaaaaaaattgatttttagaaGTAATCTCGGCACAGCACGTTCCACCCCGTTCTTACTCAgcagataattatttttttattatttataactaattattttgtgttgtGAACATTACAgggtttgttttttatttcaatctaaatcattatcatatgtttttttagaattaaacaACCGAAgtgaataaatttgttttattgactCAAGTAATTGTCAGCTGATGTATTTATGGTCCTTGGTTCGAGTGTCTGTCGAAGTCGGTGATTTATCGAACGTTTCTCTCTTCTTCgaacaaaaaggttttaggTTTGTCTTTCAGGTTTTTTAATACGAATGTCTTTTTTTCCTTATGCAATAACTTTCTACAAACGTTGTGTGAACTGTCATACATTTTGTTCtggtttcttttatttatctggttattatttaaaaacagtaatTCAACgcagtaataaatatgaatattaaaataacgattcttcgtttaattaatattattaaattctaacaAACAGCATAGTTTCGTTGTgtttagattaatttataatttatattacatattattgtgTGTTATAATGCGTTTAGAGATAATGCTCGCATCAATCCAATTGTCAACATATATTACACACGCCACATTTAATGATGCTATTACTGCAATATAGATTGATAGTGTGCGAAGGCATTGCGCATAGATGACATAAGAGAAGTGCCGAGATGTAGCGTTatctatacaaatttaatgtctTCTTCTCCCAATGGTTATATTGTTCTTAAAGCAaagattattgtaatatatgtttaattataaactgtGTAATTGTTATTCGCTGAAAGTGAAACATTATAAAGTTCGGCCAATCGAAGCGATCACAATTGTAGTACATTCTCTTACATTTTAGTataccattttttattttcttgatttACATCTTAAGatgacatattaaatgtaaaattaaataacataagcAATAAAAGGATCTGTTTAAGGTTATGCCAATCATAAAAGTCAAAAGATTACTAATACGACTACagattaatatgttttataaattttttttttcttaatttgttaaatgtcAATATTACTTGCTTTTACAACAAGTTTTTGAGAATAATATTTCTCGTACTTCTTTTCGGCatctaaataattcataacatgcaaatttcattaaatttcttaataaactcTTTAATactgtgataaaaataatttatcatattactCTGggatatttaaactaaaatgacATCACTCAGCTAACCGTGGCTGCTCATCTGCTAagaataattgattttaaaatcaattgttaAAGAACGGAATCCGATTAGAATAAGAATGATATtcgttttcataaaattaattccgctaatatttcctttaattgataattttttacaaaatttaacatttttatatatatatatatattgcatattttccattcaataataattgtataacgAACATAtagacttatttaatatagaaatgatACATAATATCATATTGTTGGAGGTTTTGCTGTATTGTAAACAGAGGGATACAATACCGATACGTCCATGTTTCCACTCGATTAAGTTCAGAAT
This region includes:
- the LOC116774311 gene encoding uncharacterized protein LOC116774311 — protein: MAHKCWKTWLIIYTISFLTISTADFTTECQRPCDCRWQSGNKAAICSNSSLRVVPANLSSDIQILDLSNNNLLQLHQEAFKRAGLSNLKKLFLRDCNIETIHKAAFVTLAIMIELDLSKNRIRYLHPDTFKGTEKLRLINLNNNFIDKLEDGLFRNLKYLQKVEVSNNKIFRIGTKAFLNLPQLKILRIDGNNLSHMKPETLMALRNLSGLDLHNNPWRCDCNLQSFRDWVITHNLYTPPTVCAEPASIRDKLWYELDSSNFACRPTILEPLPDATIKSYEENVTLICKVVGNPPPEVVWRFNGKTIEIRSFGEIRYNVMENTMDLIRWVNLTILHTRYSDRGNYTCVAENPGGRDEKTLTLMLSKYGAAGTIAGMDADSFAILVGCLLSIAIIVGAVLTVCYFTTQNGELKRLIKTDNRSSNGEALIEGSVASEVEKVCKTEVNPMAKPANKYESTMVNTATEMLEIKKTLIDTDSRLVSTERHNHKESEFPKHTKELLLERLPQDSQTYPPDLLSFPPRPSQISPASGISLDRPHISTKMESPKSSNCGMSPINTAIYTRLPNSSYQEPLVSKGYVTLPRRPRSAYPEDNLRPQIFSTLNGVIPYYDNFNMKFFGNGGNYYSLNKSEIDLGPVNKIGFLDASDDIEPAPSPAPGTPHANIPRNSLSSPNIHNQLLMLQAMSNGNLRNSLENRHSKVTLTDSDSLLKTSSRDLKIGYSVNVANTLSKSRNMMNPPPKTRKRHSGEVKETFLNTIENATQV